A window of the Bacillus sp. E(2018) genome harbors these coding sequences:
- a CDS encoding DUF4931 domain-containing protein — translation MKKTHINFFTEVGAQKPNSIRNKETPCPFCRIDELEEVLDKQDSIILVKNKYTVLDGAFQTVLIETDECEGELSNYSKDHLYKVLRFGLTHWNNMLNSGKYKSVMFFKNHGPLSGGTIRHPHMQIIGLNEVDCLHDFSENQFKGLSILEKEGVSFTVSTEPRVGFYELNVVWEKDAELSLFADCIQAGTHFLLNHFHRSCTSYNLFFYQYDEKTYCKIMPRFVTSPLYMGYGVQQVANNIEGIAQSIKDIYFKA, via the coding sequence ATGAAAAAAACACACATTAATTTTTTTACAGAAGTAGGAGCTCAAAAGCCTAATAGTATAAGAAATAAAGAAACACCTTGTCCGTTTTGTCGGATTGATGAGCTAGAGGAAGTCTTGGATAAGCAAGATTCGATCATTCTTGTTAAAAATAAATATACCGTTCTCGATGGAGCTTTCCAGACTGTACTGATCGAAACAGATGAATGTGAAGGTGAGCTTTCCAACTATTCGAAGGATCATCTATACAAAGTCCTTCGTTTTGGACTTACACATTGGAATAACATGTTGAACAGCGGTAAATACAAATCGGTGATGTTCTTTAAGAACCACGGTCCTTTATCTGGTGGAACAATTCGCCATCCTCATATGCAGATTATTGGATTGAACGAAGTTGATTGTCTTCATGATTTTTCCGAGAATCAGTTCAAAGGACTGAGTATCCTTGAGAAAGAAGGAGTCAGTTTTACTGTATCGACTGAACCAAGAGTTGGGTTCTATGAATTGAATGTTGTATGGGAAAAAGACGCAGAGCTTTCTTTATTCGCGGATTGTATTCAAGCTGGAACTCATTTTTTGCTGAATCATTTTCATAGAAGTTGTACAAGTTACAATCTATTCTTTTATCAATATGACGAGAAGACCTATTGCAAAATCATGCCTCGTTTTGTGACCTCACCCCTTTATATGGGGTATGGTGTACAGCAAGTAGCGAACAATATTGAGGGAATTGCACAAAGTATCAAAGATATATATTTTAAAGCTTAA
- a CDS encoding ABC transporter ATP-binding protein has protein sequence MIAVRNLSYAFKIGKKEKENVVPVLHHVDLQVAEGEIVAIVGRSGSGKSTLLNLISGFIKSQTGEITIDGQQVSKLSESKWAEFRLEHLGFIFQSFQLIPSMTAYENVELPLVLKGVSEKDRKDQTMKMLKRVGLDQYKTHYPGELSGGQQQRVSIARALILNPPLILADEPTGSLDSENEKELLNFIKELNEKDGITFLIITHDHEVASIAHRKVEIRDGYLREGSKLHEVQR, from the coding sequence ATGATTGCTGTAAGGAATCTATCATATGCATTTAAAATTGGTAAGAAAGAAAAAGAGAATGTCGTACCTGTTTTGCATCATGTCGATCTGCAAGTAGCAGAAGGTGAGATCGTTGCGATCGTTGGAAGAAGCGGATCAGGAAAGTCGACTCTATTAAACCTAATTTCTGGTTTTATTAAATCGCAAACAGGAGAGATCACGATTGATGGTCAACAGGTTAGCAAACTGTCTGAATCAAAATGGGCTGAATTTCGATTAGAGCACCTAGGCTTTATTTTTCAAAGCTTTCAGCTGATTCCTAGTATGACAGCCTATGAAAATGTTGAGCTCCCGTTAGTTCTTAAAGGCGTTAGTGAAAAAGATAGAAAAGATCAAACGATGAAAATGTTAAAGAGGGTAGGATTAGATCAGTATAAAACTCATTATCCAGGTGAACTTTCAGGAGGTCAGCAGCAACGCGTGAGTATAGCTAGAGCGCTAATCCTGAATCCTCCTCTTATCCTGGCAGATGAACCAACAGGTAGTCTTGATTCTGAGAATGAAAAAGAACTCTTAAACTTTATTAAAGAATTGAATGAAAAAGATGGTATTACGTTTTTAATTATTACACATGACCATGAAGTAGCTTCAATCGCTCATCGAAAAGTAGAGATCAGAGACGGTTACTTAAGAGAAGGGAGCAAGCTTCATGAAGTTCAAAGATAA
- a CDS encoding M20/M25/M40 family metallo-hydrolase, whose amino-acid sequence MLKWQTKEGYKKLLKDLVSIPSITHHDGELFMAEHLHHTLSSLDYFTEHPDYVRHHPLPDGRKLITAFVQNDPSIKETIILLSHFDVVSVEDFGEWKHLAFRPEELTEKIIENKELLHTFVQDDLNSGDWLFGRGIMDMKAGVALHMSMIEKATTGHFKGNVLMISVPDEEVHSEGMLAGVSVLRQLQEEYDIKYITCLNGEPSFTKYPGDTSSYMYTGSTGKILPGFLCYGKETHVGEPLAGMNGNVMAAEITRELEWNVDYVEKFREEATPVPTNLIQKDLKDHYSVQIPHAAVTLFNLMLFNRSLSDITEMLIRSAKSAALRLEDHLFERSKKVAEIVPFTPKKESIKVLTFNELYEHAVTKYGQEELDRRENMLQTNNPNADERELTIQYVFELASLCRDISPMIVLFYTPPFYPAVCSSDHPLIKATSDMVVSHAKNTFNSELVNVHYFSGLSDLSYIGFHGDSRDLSSFTSNFPLLGSRYHIPFDDMRELDIPVINIGPLGKDAHQWTERLEINKVMDETHPLIIFAMETLFDQAKNQI is encoded by the coding sequence ATGTTAAAGTGGCAAACAAAAGAGGGTTATAAGAAATTATTAAAAGACCTTGTTTCAATCCCCAGCATTACTCATCATGATGGAGAATTGTTTATGGCCGAACATCTTCACCATACGCTCTCATCGTTAGACTATTTCACGGAGCATCCTGATTACGTTCGCCATCATCCTCTTCCAGATGGTCGAAAACTGATCACTGCATTTGTGCAGAATGATCCTTCGATTAAAGAAACCATTATTTTGCTGAGTCATTTTGATGTTGTTTCCGTAGAAGACTTTGGTGAATGGAAGCATCTCGCTTTTCGGCCAGAAGAACTGACCGAAAAGATCATCGAGAACAAAGAGCTGCTGCATACTTTTGTTCAAGATGACCTGAATAGCGGTGATTGGCTTTTCGGTCGTGGCATTATGGATATGAAAGCTGGCGTTGCTCTTCATATGTCGATGATCGAAAAAGCGACAACCGGTCATTTTAAAGGAAACGTACTCATGATTTCTGTTCCGGATGAAGAAGTACACTCTGAAGGGATGCTTGCAGGTGTCAGTGTCTTACGGCAGCTTCAAGAGGAGTATGATATAAAATACATCACATGTTTGAACGGAGAACCAAGCTTCACCAAATACCCAGGAGATACTTCTTCCTATATGTATACGGGATCAACGGGTAAGATTCTTCCTGGTTTTCTTTGCTATGGTAAGGAAACTCATGTAGGTGAGCCACTAGCAGGTATGAACGGAAATGTGATGGCTGCTGAGATTACGAGAGAACTAGAATGGAACGTCGATTATGTAGAGAAGTTTCGTGAGGAGGCTACTCCTGTACCAACGAATTTGATTCAAAAAGATTTAAAAGATCACTACTCTGTTCAGATTCCACACGCAGCTGTAACACTGTTTAATCTTATGCTTTTTAATCGATCGTTATCTGATATTACGGAAATGTTGATAAGAAGCGCAAAAAGTGCAGCACTACGATTAGAAGACCATCTCTTTGAAAGAAGCAAAAAAGTCGCCGAAATCGTACCGTTCACTCCGAAAAAAGAAAGCATTAAAGTACTTACTTTTAATGAACTGTATGAACACGCCGTGACTAAATATGGACAAGAAGAACTTGATCGCAGAGAAAACATGCTTCAGACAAACAATCCGAATGCGGATGAAAGAGAGCTGACAATACAGTATGTATTTGAGTTAGCAAGTCTTTGCAGAGACATCTCTCCGATGATCGTCTTGTTCTACACACCACCTTTTTATCCAGCTGTATGTTCAAGCGACCACCCGCTGATTAAAGCTACATCGGATATGGTAGTCAGTCATGCGAAAAATACGTTTAACAGCGAGCTCGTTAATGTCCACTATTTTAGTGGTTTATCTGACTTGAGTTATATTGGTTTTCATGGAGATTCTCGTGATCTTTCATCTTTCACAAGTAACTTCCCTTTACTAGGATCTCGCTACCATATTCCGTTTGATGATATGAGAGAACTCGATATTCCTGTTATTAATATCGGACCGCTTGGGAAGGATGCTCATCAATGGACAGAGCGGCTTGAGATCAACAAAGTAATGGATGAAACACACCCGTTAATCATCTTTGCGATGGAAACTTTATTTGATCAAGCAAAAAACCAGATCTGA